Part of the Arthrobacter globiformis genome is shown below.
AGATGTGGGCGGAAGAGACGGCCAAGCTCAACTTCCCCTTTGCGCTCGTTAACACGATCGTCCTCGTGGCAAGTTCCTTCACTTGCCAGATGGGCGTTTTCGCCGCCGAAAGGCTCCAGCCGCGACGCAGCGGCGGGCCGCTCCAGTTCACCCGCTGGGGCATGAACGAATGGTTCACCCTGACCTTCCTCATGGGCTCCTTCTTCGTTGCCGGCCAGAGCACGGAATACGCCATGCTGGTCTCGGAGCACGTTACGCTGTCCTCCAACGCCTACGGATCTGCCTTCTACATGACCACCGGCTTCCACGGCCTGCACGTCATCGGCGGCCTGGTCGCCTTCCTGCTCATCATGGGCCGCTCCTTCGCCGCCAAGAAGTTCGGTCACTTCGAGGCGACCTCGGCAATTGTCACCTCTTACTACTGGCACTTCGTGGACGTCGTTTGGATTGGCCTCTTCCTAGTCATCTACGTCCTCCAGTAGGCCAGTACTTTTCTCCCTCTTTCTAAGAGAACGAATTTCAAGAAGCGGCTCACGGAGCCGACGCACGATCGAATAAAGGAACCACCACGTGAAGGCACTCTCGCAGAAGCGACGTCACCCACTGGCAGCAATAGCCCTGCTGTTGATGGGCCTCCTCCTCACTGGTGGGCTGTACGCCGTTGCCACCACCGTCAACGAGGCCAAAGCCAGCACTGCAGACTTCACCGCCAGCGATACCCAGGAAGGCCAGAAGCTCTTCGAAGCCAACTGCGCCACCTGCCACGGCATGGGTGCCAGCGGAACGCAGGACGGTCCCTCCCTGGCTGGCGTCGGCGCCGCCGCTGTTGACTTCCAGGTCGGCACCGGCCGCATGCCCATGCAGATGAACGGCCCCCAGGCCTACAAGAAGCCGGCTCAGTTCAACGACACCCAGACCCACCAGCTGGCCGCATACGTCGCCTCGCTGGGCGCAGGTCCGGCCATCCCGGCCGAGGAATTGCTCGATGAGAAGGGCAACGCCGCCGAGGGTGGCGAGCTGTTCCGTGTGAACTGCGCCATGTGCCACAACGCTGCAGCAGCGGGCGGTGCACTTACTCGGGGCAAGTTCGCCCCTGCCCTGGCCGACGTCTCGGGCAAGCACATCTACGAAGCAATGGCCACCGGGCCGCAGAACATGCCGGTGTTCAACGACTCGAACATCTCCCCCGAAGGCAAACGCGACATCATCACCTTCCTGAAGCAGATTGAATCCAACGGCTCCCCGGGCGGCGCAGACCTGGGCGCACTTGGTCCAGTTGCTGAGGGCCTGTTCGTGTGGATCGCCGGCCTGGGCGTCATCATCGCCTTCACCATCTGGCTGACGTCCCGCACGTCCTAGCCAAACCAGGCACAACAAGAACGTCCTGCTGATTGCACAGCAGGTTTGGAACTGAACATAACTCGGCAAAGGCCGAGACGAGAGAAGGATGAGGCGAATCATGGGCAACCATAGTGACGGCAGTCCGAACCACTCGGGCACCGTAGCTACGGCTGGTCAGCATGAGGTGGAGAAATTCCAGGATCCTGGACTTCCCCCGCACCGCTTGCGCCTGGCTGACACGGACCCGAAGGCCGCCAAGCGGGCAGAACGGCAGGTTGCTGCACTGTTCGCGACCTCAGTTGTTGGCACCGTGATCTTCCTGGTGGCGTACTTCGCCATCGACCTGGGAGACGACTCAAGCATTGCCACCATCCGGCTGCAGAATGCGCTGCTCGGCATAGGCACGGCGTTCGCCATGCTCGGCATCGGCACCGGTATCGTGCACTGGGCCAAGGCTCTGATGCCGGACCACGAAGTCTCCGAGGAACGCCACGCGATCCGCACCGAGGACGACCGCCAGGCTGCGGTCCGCATTGTTGACGACATTGTGGAGGAAACGGGCATCAAGCGCCGTCCCCTCATCCGCAACACCCTGCTTGGCGCCGTGGCACTGGCACCCCTGCCCGCCCTCGCCGTCTTCGGCGACCTGGGACCGCGCCCGGACGACAAGCTGGCGCACACCATGTGGGCCCCGACGGACGGCAAGCTCAAGCGCCTCACCCGCGACCCCGATGGAACCCCCATCAAGGCCTCGGACGTCACCATCGGTTCGGCCTTCCACGTCATCCCGGAAGGCCTCAATGAACTGCACGAAGGCAAGCTCAACGAGAAGGCCAAGGCCGTCGTTCTGCTGATGCGCCTCGACCCGGCCTCGCTTAACCCCTCCGCGGGACGCGAAAACTGGGGCTACAACGGCATCGTTGCCTACTCCAAGATCTGCACCCACGTTGGCTGCCCTGTTGCCCTCTACGAGCAGCAGACGCACCACCTGCTGTGCCCGTGCCACCAGTCAACCTTCGACCTGACCCAGGAATGCAAGGTTATCTTCGGCCCGGCCAGCCGCCCGCTCCCCCAGCTGCCCATCGCGGTTGACGATGAGGGCTACCTGGTCGCCACCAGCGACTTCAACGAACCTGTAGGACCAAGTTACTGGGAGCGTGATGAGCATGAGCGCAGCATCAACAGCTGAAGCCCCCGCCTACGTAGCCAACACTAAAGTCGGACGCTTTACTGACTTCGTCGACGAGCGCGTCGGCGGATCCGGAATCCTCCGCGAATTCGGCCGCAAGGTATTCCCGGACCACTGGTCCTTCATGTTTGGCGAGGTGGCGCTGTACTCCTTCGTCATCCTGCTGCTCTCGGGAACGTTCCTGACGTTCTTCTTCGATCCGTCCATGGCTGAGACGCACTACGCCGGCTCCTACACGCCACTGAAGAACGTCGAAATGTCCGTCGCATACAGTTCGTCGCTGGACATCTCCTTTGACGTCCGCGGCGGCCTGTTCATGCGCCAGGTCCACCACTGGGCAGCGCTGCTGTTCGTGGCCTCCGTGGCCGTGCACATGCTCCGGGTGTTCTTCACCGGCGCGTTCCGCAAGCCCCGTGAAATGAACTGGGTAGTGGGCGGTGTCCTGCTGATCCTGGCCATGGCTGCCGGCTTCACTGGCTACTCCCTCCCCGACGACCTGCTGTCCGGTAACGGCCTGCGCATCATTGACGGCGTCATCAAGTCGATCCCCGTGATCGGCACGTACATCTCCTTCTTCCTGTTCGGTGGAGAATTCCCCGGCACGGTCATCATCAGCCGCCTCTACACGCTGCACATCCTGCTCGTGCCGGCACTGATCCTGCTCATGATCGTCGTGCACCTCTTCATGGTTGTCGTGCACAAGCACACGCAGTACCCCGGCCCGGGACGTAACGACCGCAACGTCGTCGGCTACCCCCTCGGCCCGGTCTACGCTGCGAAGGCCGGCGGATTCTTCTTCATCGTCTTCGGTGTGATTGCGCTCATGGCCGGGTTCTTCACCATCAACCCGATCTGGAACTACGGACCGTACGACCCCTCCCCCGTGTCCGCAGGCACCCAGCCTGACTGGTACATCGGCTTCGTCGACGGTGCCCTGCGCCTGATGCCAGGTGTGGTCAGCGGCCTCCACTTCGAATACATCATCTTTGGCCACGTCCTCACGCTGAATGTCCTGCTTCCGGCACTTGTTCCGGCTGGCATCATCTTTACCGTGCTGTTCACCTACCCGTGGATCGAGCGCTGGATCACCAAGGACAACCGGGAGCACCACGTGCTGGACCGTCCCCGGAACGCGCCCACGCGTACCGCGATCGGTGTAGCCGGCTTCACGTGGTACAGCGTGATGTGGGCCGCCGCCGGTTCGGACCTCATCGCCACGCACTTCCACGTGGCACTGAACGACGTCACGTACTGGCTGCGTGCACTGTTCTTCGTAGGCCCGTTCATCGCTTTCGCCGTCACCAAGCGCGTGGCCCTGGCCCTGCAGCGCAAGGACCGCGAAATCGCCCTCCACGGCCGCGAGACCGGACGCATTGTCCGCCTCCCGCACGGTGAGTTCATTGAGGTGCACGCTCCGCTCGACGAGTACAAGCGTTACAAGCTGGTTGGCTTCGAGTCGCTCGCACCGCTTCCGGCCCAGCCGAACGAGCACGGCGTGGTCACCCGCAAGGAAAACCGCCGCGCCAAGCTGTCCCGCTGGTTCTTCGAGGACAGGGTTGCTCCGGCAACGCCTGCCGAGCTGGAAGCCAGCCACGGCCACCACGAAGCCGTTGAAGCCGGCGAGGGACAGAAGACCCTCAGCCACTAGGAAGCTAGGCAGCAGCGCTTCACCCAGGCACCATACAGAAAAGGCCCGGTCCATCAGGACCGGGCCTTTTCTGTATGCGCATTCTGTTCGCCAAACGGGATGTTGATCCAGAAGCAATCGGCAGCCAGCCAGTCTACTGCTGCCGGTAACCCGACGCGTAGTTGCGGGTGGGCCGGACGCCGGGCCGCTGCAGTGGCACCCATAGCTTGTACCGGTCGGCGCGGTAATAGGACACCG
Proteins encoded:
- the ctaE gene encoding aa3-type cytochrome oxidase subunit III, which gives rise to MTSATHAPSTPAHPTLNRPNMVSVGTVVWLSSELMFFAGLFAMYFTLRSTSGQMWAEETAKLNFPFALVNTIVLVASSFTCQMGVFAAERLQPRRSGGPLQFTRWGMNEWFTLTFLMGSFFVAGQSTEYAMLVSEHVTLSSNAYGSAFYMTTGFHGLHVIGGLVAFLLIMGRSFAAKKFGHFEATSAIVTSYYWHFVDVVWIGLFLVIYVLQ
- the qcrC gene encoding cytochrome bc1 complex diheme cytochrome c subunit, producing the protein MKALSQKRRHPLAAIALLLMGLLLTGGLYAVATTVNEAKASTADFTASDTQEGQKLFEANCATCHGMGASGTQDGPSLAGVGAAAVDFQVGTGRMPMQMNGPQAYKKPAQFNDTQTHQLAAYVASLGAGPAIPAEELLDEKGNAAEGGELFRVNCAMCHNAAAAGGALTRGKFAPALADVSGKHIYEAMATGPQNMPVFNDSNISPEGKRDIITFLKQIESNGSPGGADLGALGPVAEGLFVWIAGLGVIIAFTIWLTSRTS
- the qcrA gene encoding cytochrome bc1 complex Rieske iron-sulfur subunit, producing the protein MGNHSDGSPNHSGTVATAGQHEVEKFQDPGLPPHRLRLADTDPKAAKRAERQVAALFATSVVGTVIFLVAYFAIDLGDDSSIATIRLQNALLGIGTAFAMLGIGTGIVHWAKALMPDHEVSEERHAIRTEDDRQAAVRIVDDIVEETGIKRRPLIRNTLLGAVALAPLPALAVFGDLGPRPDDKLAHTMWAPTDGKLKRLTRDPDGTPIKASDVTIGSAFHVIPEGLNELHEGKLNEKAKAVVLLMRLDPASLNPSAGRENWGYNGIVAYSKICTHVGCPVALYEQQTHHLLCPCHQSTFDLTQECKVIFGPASRPLPQLPIAVDDEGYLVATSDFNEPVGPSYWERDEHERSINS
- the qcrB gene encoding cytochrome bc1 complex cytochrome b subunit, with the translated sequence MSAASTAEAPAYVANTKVGRFTDFVDERVGGSGILREFGRKVFPDHWSFMFGEVALYSFVILLLSGTFLTFFFDPSMAETHYAGSYTPLKNVEMSVAYSSSLDISFDVRGGLFMRQVHHWAALLFVASVAVHMLRVFFTGAFRKPREMNWVVGGVLLILAMAAGFTGYSLPDDLLSGNGLRIIDGVIKSIPVIGTYISFFLFGGEFPGTVIISRLYTLHILLVPALILLMIVVHLFMVVVHKHTQYPGPGRNDRNVVGYPLGPVYAAKAGGFFFIVFGVIALMAGFFTINPIWNYGPYDPSPVSAGTQPDWYIGFVDGALRLMPGVVSGLHFEYIIFGHVLTLNVLLPALVPAGIIFTVLFTYPWIERWITKDNREHHVLDRPRNAPTRTAIGVAGFTWYSVMWAAAGSDLIATHFHVALNDVTYWLRALFFVGPFIAFAVTKRVALALQRKDREIALHGRETGRIVRLPHGEFIEVHAPLDEYKRYKLVGFESLAPLPAQPNEHGVVTRKENRRAKLSRWFFEDRVAPATPAELEASHGHHEAVEAGEGQKTLSH